A window of Staphylococcus sp. 17KM0847 contains these coding sequences:
- the hisH gene encoding imidazole glycerol phosphate synthase subunit HisH, translated as MIVIIDYGLGNVHNVQRAIEHLGYQTQLSRDPNTINNADQLILPGVGHFQDAMKAIHAYGLDTLLKSYKKPIIGICLGMQLMYERSEEGHVEGLGLLKGNITEIQTPYSIPHLGWNNLLASKHDLTQDVYFVHSYQAPMNDYVIAHTDYGTPIPAIVQHHTYIGIQFHPEKSGQTGLNILNQALKGGWHND; from the coding sequence ATGATTGTTATTATAGACTATGGTTTAGGGAACGTTCACAATGTTCAACGTGCAATAGAACACTTGGGCTATCAAACACAACTATCACGTGATCCTAACACTATTAACAATGCAGACCAACTTATATTACCCGGTGTCGGTCATTTCCAAGATGCCATGAAAGCCATTCATGCTTACGGTTTAGATACACTGCTCAAAAGTTATAAAAAACCTATTATAGGCATTTGTCTTGGTATGCAATTGATGTATGAACGTAGTGAAGAAGGTCATGTTGAAGGTCTCGGATTACTCAAAGGAAACATTACTGAAATTCAAACACCTTATTCTATCCCACATCTTGGATGGAATAACTTATTAGCATCCAAACATGATTTGACACAAGATGTTTATTTTGTACACAGCTACCAAGCACCTATGAATGACTATGTTATCGCTCATACTGATTATGGAACACCTATTCCTGCAATTGTACAACATCATACCTATATCGGTATTCAATTTCATCCAGAAAAAAGTGGACAAACTGGACTGAATATATTGAATCAAGCACTCAAAGGAGGATGGCACAATGATTAA
- the hisA gene encoding 1-(5-phosphoribosyl)-5-((5-phosphoribosylamino)methylideneamino)imidazole-4-carboxamide isomerase codes for MIKLWPAIDLIDRQSVRLTEGDYNTSETMPRSAEESILFYQQYECVDRIHIVDLIGAKSQRSVEMTYIRDLVSISQKPIEVGGGIRHAETIQSYLSYGIDYCIVGTKAIQDIQWLTEMTQLFPGKLYVSVDAYDTKIKINGWLEDAQCDLFEYIAQIEHLSLGGIIYTDISKDGKMSGPNFTRTSQLVSHTKLPVIASGGIRNQHDLLRLEQSGVAAAIVGKAAHHPDFWEGLQ; via the coding sequence ATGATTAAGCTATGGCCTGCAATTGATCTAATAGATCGTCAAAGTGTCCGTTTAACAGAAGGAGACTACAATACATCTGAAACAATGCCTCGCTCCGCAGAAGAGAGCATTCTATTTTATCAACAGTATGAGTGTGTAGATCGCATTCATATTGTTGACTTGATTGGTGCAAAATCACAACGTTCTGTTGAAATGACTTATATCCGTGATTTAGTGTCAATAAGTCAAAAGCCTATCGAAGTCGGAGGCGGTATTCGTCATGCCGAAACCATTCAATCTTACCTATCATATGGCATCGATTATTGTATTGTAGGGACAAAAGCAATACAAGATATACAATGGCTGACTGAAATGACGCAATTATTTCCCGGGAAACTCTATGTTTCAGTTGACGCTTACGATACAAAAATCAAAATCAACGGTTGGTTAGAAGATGCTCAATGTGACTTATTTGAGTATATTGCACAGATTGAGCATCTGTCCCTTGGTGGCATTATTTATACCGATATTTCTAAAGATGGCAAGATGAGTGGTCCAAACTTCACACGTACTTCACAGCTTGTTTCACATACTAAACTTCCCGTCATTGCTTCCGGGGGGATTCGCAACCAACATGACTTACTTCGACTTGAACAATCAGGTGTAGCTGCTGCTATTGTAGGCAAAGCGGCACACCATCCTGATTTTTGGGAGGGATTACAATGA
- the hisF gene encoding imidazole glycerol phosphate synthase subunit HisF, producing the protein MIKKRIIPCLDVKDGRVVKGIQFKGLRDIGDPVTLAMYYNNSGADELVFLDISKTERGHDLTLDVIQQTASKLFIPLTVGGGISTLEDISQLLKHGADKVSLNSAALKNPDLIRQASTKFGRQCICIAIDSQYDAKTDDFYCCTHGGKKRTHKRVYDWVQEVEALGAGELLITSMDFDGMKQGFDIAHLNEIARRVHIPIIASGGGGNAKHFVDLFQQTPVSAGLAASILHDKETTVTEIKTTLDQGGIPVRWH; encoded by the coding sequence ATGATAAAAAAGCGAATTATTCCCTGTCTGGACGTTAAGGATGGGCGTGTTGTCAAAGGTATCCAGTTCAAAGGATTGCGTGATATTGGCGACCCTGTAACATTAGCAATGTATTACAACAATAGTGGTGCCGACGAACTCGTCTTTTTAGATATTTCTAAAACTGAACGTGGACATGATTTAACACTTGATGTCATTCAACAAACGGCTTCAAAACTTTTTATTCCTTTGACAGTTGGAGGCGGGATTTCAACACTTGAAGATATTTCTCAGTTGCTCAAACATGGTGCAGACAAGGTCTCTCTAAATTCTGCTGCACTTAAAAATCCCGATCTTATTCGACAAGCAAGTACCAAATTTGGAAGACAATGTATTTGTATCGCAATAGATAGTCAATATGATGCTAAAACAGACGATTTTTATTGTTGTACACACGGTGGTAAAAAACGTACTCATAAACGGGTCTATGATTGGGTACAGGAAGTAGAGGCACTTGGTGCAGGCGAACTACTTATTACAAGTATGGACTTTGATGGTATGAAACAAGGTTTTGATATTGCACATTTAAATGAAATTGCTCGCCGTGTCCATATCCCTATCATCGCTTCAGGTGGGGGTGGCAATGCCAAACATTTTGTTGATCTTTTCCAACAAACACCTGTTTCAGCTGGTCTCGCTGCCAGTATTTTACACGATAAAGAAACGACCGTAACAGAGATTAAAACAACACTTGATCAAGGAGGTATCCCTGTCAGATGGCACTAA
- the hisIE gene encoding bifunctional phosphoribosyl-AMP cyclohydrolase/phosphoribosyl-ATP diphosphatase HisIE: MALNPDFSKGLLPAILQDVSTQQVLMLGYMNEEAFKRTHEEQVVWFYSRSKQRLWKKGETSGHIQQVVDMHLDCDADALLIRVHPQGPTCHKGTQSCFNTEVPYQLQNLETTIQQRIHTKSEKSYTHYLLTQGKEKITKKFGEEAFEVVIAALKNDHSELIEESADLLYHFFVLLHEQQVQIADIEKTLAKRHHTENNFKGERRSIEHW, translated from the coding sequence ATGGCACTAAATCCTGACTTTTCAAAAGGACTCTTACCCGCTATATTACAAGATGTTTCAACACAACAAGTACTCATGCTAGGATATATGAATGAAGAAGCTTTTAAACGGACTCATGAAGAACAGGTCGTATGGTTTTATTCCCGTTCTAAACAAAGATTGTGGAAAAAAGGAGAGACTTCTGGCCATATACAACAAGTGGTTGATATGCATTTAGATTGTGATGCTGATGCCTTATTAATTCGTGTTCACCCCCAAGGTCCAACCTGTCACAAAGGAACACAGAGCTGTTTTAATACTGAAGTCCCTTATCAGCTCCAAAACCTTGAGACCACTATACAACAACGTATCCATACAAAGAGTGAAAAATCATATACACACTATTTGCTTACACAAGGAAAAGAAAAAATCACTAAAAAGTTTGGCGAAGAGGCTTTCGAGGTTGTAATCGCCGCTTTAAAAAATGATCATTCTGAACTCATTGAAGAAAGTGCAGATCTTCTCTATCACTTTTTTGTTTTATTACATGAGCAGCAGGTACAAATAGCAGATATTGAGAAGACACTTGCAAAACGTCATCATACTGAGAATAATTTTAAAGGGGAACGTCGTTCGATTGAACATTGGTAA
- the betA gene encoding choline dehydrogenase has product MSKAYDKMYDYIIIGGGSAGSVLAARLSEEKEKKVLVLEAGRSDYPWDLFIQMPAALMYPSGNRFYDWKYETDGEPHMGGRKVFHTRGKVLGGSSSINGMIYQRGNPLDYEKWGQSEGMETWDYAHCLPYFKRLETAFGADKDDPIRGLNGPVKLRRGPADNPLFHAFFNAAVEAGYKKTKDVNGYRQEGFGPFDSQIHHGRRMSASRAYLRPAMKRKNLTVKTRAFVEKLHFDGNVVTGVTYKRNGRLHKVLAKEVILSGGAFNTPQLLQLSGIGDEKHLKSLGIKPRLHLPGVGENFEDHLEVYIQHTCKEPVSMQPSLNKFKMPLIGLEWLTRRTGPASSNHFEGGGFVRSNNDVDYPNLMFHFLPLAVRYDGQKADTAHGYQVHVGPMYSNSRGSLKITSTNPYVKPKFVFNYLSTEEDKREWVEAIRVARHILKQPALDAFNGGEISPGPNVQTDEEILDWVRRDAETALHPSCSAKMGPASDPMAVVDPLTMKVHGMKNLRVVDASVMPTTTNGNIHAPVLMLAEKAADIIKGVKPLTPEQVDYYVHGKNDPNDGAVEFYE; this is encoded by the coding sequence ATGTCGAAAGCGTACGATAAAATGTATGATTATATTATTATTGGTGGTGGCAGTGCAGGATCTGTTCTTGCTGCACGTTTGAGTGAAGAGAAAGAGAAGAAGGTTCTTGTATTGGAAGCGGGTCGTAGTGACTATCCATGGGATTTATTTATTCAAATGCCTGCTGCATTGATGTACCCTTCAGGTAATCGCTTCTATGACTGGAAATATGAAACAGATGGAGAGCCACATATGGGAGGACGAAAAGTATTTCATACACGTGGTAAAGTGCTAGGTGGTTCAAGTTCAATTAACGGCATGATTTATCAGCGTGGTAATCCATTAGATTATGAGAAGTGGGGTCAATCAGAAGGAATGGAAACGTGGGATTATGCACACTGTTTACCATACTTTAAACGTCTTGAAACGGCGTTTGGAGCAGATAAAGATGATCCGATTCGTGGTTTGAATGGACCTGTCAAGTTACGTCGTGGTCCAGCAGATAATCCATTATTCCATGCTTTTTTCAATGCTGCAGTTGAAGCGGGCTATAAAAAAACAAAAGACGTAAACGGTTATCGTCAAGAGGGATTTGGTCCGTTTGATAGCCAAATCCATCATGGTCGCCGTATGTCAGCATCACGTGCTTATTTGCGTCCAGCGATGAAACGTAAAAATTTAACTGTAAAAACGCGCGCTTTTGTCGAAAAATTACATTTCGATGGGAACGTTGTGACAGGTGTGACTTATAAGCGCAATGGACGACTGCATAAAGTACTGGCAAAAGAAGTTATTTTATCTGGTGGTGCATTTAATACGCCGCAATTATTACAATTATCAGGTATTGGCGATGAAAAACATCTAAAATCACTGGGTATTAAGCCTCGCTTACATTTACCGGGTGTAGGGGAAAACTTTGAAGATCATCTTGAAGTATATATTCAACATACATGTAAAGAACCTGTATCTATGCAACCGAGCTTGAATAAATTTAAAATGCCATTAATTGGTTTAGAATGGCTCACACGCCGTACGGGGCCAGCATCAAGTAACCATTTTGAAGGTGGTGGATTTGTTCGCTCGAATAATGATGTAGACTATCCAAACTTAATGTTCCATTTTTTACCACTTGCTGTCCGTTATGATGGTCAAAAAGCAGATACAGCACATGGTTATCAAGTACATGTTGGACCAATGTACTCTAACTCAAGAGGTAGTCTAAAGATTACATCCACAAACCCATATGTTAAACCGAAATTTGTTTTTAATTATTTATCAACGGAAGAGGATAAACGTGAATGGGTGGAAGCGATTCGTGTAGCACGTCATATCTTAAAACAACCTGCATTAGATGCTTTTAATGGGGGTGAGATTTCACCGGGACCTAATGTTCAAACGGATGAAGAAATCTTGGATTGGGTTCGTCGAGATGCTGAAACAGCACTTCATCCATCTTGTAGTGCTAAAATGGGACCGGCTTCGGATCCTATGGCAGTTGTCGATCCATTAACGATGAAAGTACATGGCATGAAGAATTTACGTGTAGTGGATGCGTCTGTAATGCCAACAACAACAAATGGAAACATCCATGCACCTGTCTTAATGTTAGCTGAAAAAGCTGCAGATATTATTAAAGGTGTGAAGCCATTAACACCTGAACAAGTAGATTACTATGTTCATGGCAAAAATGACCCTAATGACGGTGCGGTTGAATTTTATGAATAA
- the betB gene encoding betaine-aldehyde dehydrogenase has protein sequence MELVKDLSRHQFIDGAWVESSSQATRDIINPYNQDVIMTVAEGTTEDVERAILAARRSFDAGDYAQTTAEYKGQKVRAIADKIKEHRETLAQLETLDTGKTLEESLADMDDIHNVFMYFAGLADKEGGALIDSPIANTESKVVKEPIGVVTQITPWNYPLLQASWKIAPALATGCSLVMKPSEITPLTTIRVFELMEEVGFPNGVINLVLGAGSEIGDIMSTHKEVDLVSFTGGIQTGKRIMKQAADHVTNIALELGGKNPNIIFDDADFDLAVDQALNGAYFHAGQVCSAGSRLIVHNAIKDQFEAALIDRVKQIKMGDGFDENTELGPLISSEHRDKVERYMQVAKEEGATIAVGGKRPEREDLQQGFFFEPTVITDCDTSMRIVQEEVFGPVVTVEGFDTEEEAVQLANDSIYGLAGGVFSQDIGKAQRVAHRLRMGTVWINDFHPYFAQAPWGGYKQSGIGRELGSAGLEEYLELKHILTNTNPEPINWFGTK, from the coding sequence ATGGAACTTGTTAAAGATTTGTCACGTCATCAATTTATAGATGGTGCATGGGTTGAGAGTAGTAGTCAAGCAACACGTGATATTATTAATCCGTATAATCAGGACGTTATTATGACAGTTGCTGAGGGGACAACAGAAGATGTTGAGCGTGCCATTTTAGCGGCACGTCGTTCGTTTGATGCAGGAGATTATGCGCAGACGACAGCAGAATACAAAGGTCAGAAAGTACGTGCAATTGCGGATAAGATTAAAGAACACCGTGAAACGCTCGCACAGTTAGAAACATTAGACACAGGTAAAACATTGGAAGAGTCACTTGCAGACATGGATGATATTCACAATGTTTTTATGTATTTTGCAGGATTAGCAGATAAAGAGGGCGGAGCGTTAATCGACTCACCTATTGCAAATACTGAAAGTAAAGTAGTCAAAGAACCAATTGGTGTTGTAACACAAATCACGCCGTGGAATTATCCATTATTGCAGGCATCATGGAAAATTGCACCTGCACTTGCGACGGGATGCTCTTTAGTGATGAAACCGAGTGAGATTACACCATTAACAACTATTCGCGTATTTGAATTGATGGAAGAAGTAGGTTTTCCTAATGGTGTCATTAATCTTGTATTAGGTGCAGGTTCAGAAATTGGAGATATAATGTCGACGCATAAAGAGGTAGACTTAGTGTCATTTACAGGTGGTATTCAAACGGGTAAACGTATTATGAAGCAGGCAGCAGATCATGTTACAAATATTGCCCTTGAGCTAGGTGGTAAAAATCCAAATATTATATTTGACGATGCAGACTTTGATTTGGCAGTAGATCAAGCTCTGAACGGCGCCTATTTTCATGCAGGACAAGTATGTTCGGCAGGTTCACGTTTGATTGTTCACAATGCGATTAAAGATCAATTTGAGGCGGCATTAATCGATCGTGTTAAACAAATTAAAATGGGTGATGGTTTTGATGAAAATACAGAGTTAGGGCCACTTATTTCATCGGAACATCGTGATAAAGTTGAACGTTATATGCAAGTTGCGAAAGAAGAAGGTGCAACGATTGCAGTAGGGGGTAAACGTCCAGAACGTGAGGATTTACAACAAGGCTTTTTCTTTGAACCTACAGTTATTACGGATTGCGATACATCTATGCGTATCGTACAAGAAGAAGTTTTTGGTCCTGTGGTGACTGTTGAAGGTTTCGATACAGAAGAGGAAGCAGTACAGCTTGCTAATGATTCAATTTATGGTCTAGCAGGTGGCGTATTTTCTCAAGATATTGGTAAAGCACAGCGTGTAGCACACCGTTTGCGTATGGGAACAGTATGGATTAATGATTTCCATCCATATTTTGCCCAAGCGCCATGGGGAGGATATAAGCAATCAGGCATTGGTCGTGAACTCGGCAGTGCAGGATTGGAAGAATATCTTGAATTGAAGCATATCTTAACAAATACAAACCCAGAGCCTATAAATTGGTTTGGTACGAAATAA
- a CDS encoding choline update/conversion transcriptional regulator CudC codes for MKANTSYALQLETAKDIVINSIAETMDLYGINRSVGNLYGTMLFEESMTLDEMRNELQMSKPSMSAGVKKLQEFDVVKQRFTRGSRKQHFEAEKDFFTFFSNFFTQKWHREIKINMAALQEAEDIIDHILDATDVEESIKTEAQEIKAHMAHSRLYYQWLSSISNAIKSGAIFNYFPIPHNDE; via the coding sequence ATGAAAGCAAATACAAGCTATGCCTTACAATTGGAGACAGCCAAAGATATTGTAATTAATTCGATTGCCGAAACAATGGATCTATACGGTATTAATCGCAGTGTAGGTAACTTATACGGTACGATGTTATTTGAAGAGAGCATGACACTCGATGAAATGCGTAATGAACTGCAAATGAGCAAACCAAGTATGAGTGCTGGTGTCAAAAAGTTACAAGAATTCGATGTCGTTAAACAACGATTTACACGCGGCAGTCGTAAACAACATTTTGAAGCAGAGAAAGACTTCTTTACATTCTTCAGTAACTTCTTCACACAAAAATGGCACCGTGAAATTAAAATTAATATGGCCGCCTTACAAGAAGCAGAAGATATAATTGATCATATTCTTGATGCTACGGATGTCGAAGAATCTATAAAGACAGAAGCTCAAGAAATCAAAGCCCATATGGCTCATTCACGGTTATATTACCAATGGCTCAGCTCAATTAGCAATGCGATTAAGTCTGGCGCTATTTTCAATTACTTTCCAATACCTCATAACGATGAATAA
- a CDS encoding BCCT family transporter yields the protein MDWIVFCGTALVLLMAVTPMMVFPQQSRAVVMAMNEFVTTKLGATYLVLGLAIFCFVLYIAFGKYGSVTLGRASDRPEFSDFAWASMLFCAGIGSDILYWGVIEWAYYFQGPPQGAEPMSDTALNYATMYGMFHWGPIAWSIYVLPALPIGYLVFVKKQPIFKISQACRPILKSHTDGLIGKLVDILFIFGLIGGTATSLALGVPMISAGLEKLFGIDGSSMGVKSLVLLGITIVFAYSSYRGLKKGIQVLSDLNVWLSFVLLAFIFIVGPTIFIMETTVTSFGNMLKNFFQMATWLEPFGGLGGREETNFPQQWTIFYWAWWIVYAPFIGLFIARISRGRTLKEVILGTIVYGTFGCVLFFGIFGNYATYLQITGQFDVVAFLNTHGTEATIIEVVHHLPFSQVMIALFVLSAFLFLVTTFDSASYIVASATQIRVKGEPIKMNRLFWAFALCLLPFSLMLVGGERALEILQTASIVAGVPLIVIFIIIMISFMMILSGDRIALQTRAERFKKIERRSLRILQVSEKDDEDNNL from the coding sequence ATGGATTGGATTGTTTTTTGTGGAACAGCATTGGTTTTATTAATGGCTGTCACTCCAATGATGGTCTTTCCGCAACAAAGTCGAGCGGTTGTAATGGCAATGAACGAATTTGTTACAACAAAACTGGGTGCGACTTATCTTGTATTAGGACTGGCAATTTTTTGTTTTGTACTTTATATTGCTTTTGGAAAGTATGGCTCAGTGACATTAGGTCGTGCCAGTGATCGGCCAGAGTTTAGCGACTTTGCATGGGCTTCAATGCTTTTTTGTGCAGGTATTGGCTCTGATATTTTATATTGGGGTGTTATTGAGTGGGCTTATTATTTTCAAGGACCACCTCAAGGCGCCGAACCAATGAGTGATACTGCACTGAATTATGCAACGATGTACGGCATGTTTCATTGGGGACCTATTGCATGGTCAATTTATGTGTTACCTGCCTTACCTATCGGTTATTTAGTATTTGTCAAAAAGCAGCCTATTTTCAAAATTAGTCAGGCTTGCCGTCCGATATTGAAAAGTCATACGGATGGTTTGATCGGAAAACTTGTTGATATTTTATTTATTTTTGGTTTAATAGGTGGAACAGCAACCTCATTAGCATTAGGAGTTCCTATGATTTCAGCAGGCCTGGAAAAGCTGTTTGGTATTGATGGTTCAAGTATGGGTGTTAAGAGTCTGGTTTTATTAGGTATTACGATTGTATTTGCTTACAGTTCATATAGAGGATTGAAAAAAGGCATACAAGTTTTAAGTGATTTGAATGTTTGGCTTTCTTTTGTTTTACTGGCATTTATCTTTATTGTAGGACCTACCATTTTTATTATGGAAACTACTGTAACGAGTTTTGGAAATATGTTAAAAAACTTTTTTCAAATGGCAACATGGCTTGAACCTTTTGGCGGTTTAGGTGGGCGTGAAGAGACAAATTTTCCGCAACAATGGACGATTTTCTATTGGGCTTGGTGGATCGTTTATGCGCCATTCATCGGTTTATTTATTGCACGTATTTCTAGGGGACGAACATTAAAAGAAGTGATTTTAGGAACAATTGTGTATGGTACATTTGGTTGTGTGTTATTTTTTGGTATTTTTGGGAACTATGCGACATACTTACAAATTACAGGACAGTTTGATGTGGTAGCATTTCTCAATACACACGGTACAGAAGCGACAATTATTGAAGTTGTTCATCATTTACCATTTTCACAAGTGATGATTGCACTGTTTGTATTATCAGCTTTTCTATTTTTAGTAACAACATTTGACTCTGCATCATATATTGTTGCATCGGCGACACAAATACGTGTAAAAGGTGAGCCGATTAAAATGAATCGTTTGTTTTGGGCATTTGCATTATGCTTACTTCCATTTTCATTAATGCTTGTTGGCGGTGAACGTGCACTTGAAATATTACAAACGGCTTCTATCGTTGCAGGCGTCCCGTTAATTGTCATTTTTATTATTATTATGATTTCGTTTATGATGATATTATCGGGGGACCGTATTGCATTGCAGACACGGGCAGAGCGGTTTAAAAAGATTGAACGTCGCTCACTGCGTATTTTACAAGTGAGTGAAAAAGATGATGAAGATAATAATTTATAA